ATGTTTTAATGagtaatatgaaaataaataatggaGGCAGGAAGAAAAAGGAACAAAGAAAAAAGGAGTCAACAAACACGAAAGGATCAAACTTCTAGCCCCCATCTTTAATTTCTCCACAAGGAGCGACGAGGGTTCAAGAGAACGAGAAGTAGCGTCCCACCAACCAATGAAGAATGCAGGAACCCTCTCATCAAGACATCCATCTCCATGTATATGAAGAtgaacacaacaacaacatacctagtgtaatcccactagtggggtctggggagggtgggTGAATGctgaccttacccctacctttgtgggTAGAGAGGTTGTAAAAAAcgttatgatgaaaatattgaaaacagAAAAGTAGTGACATCAAATAGTAAAGATAACCAAAGAATAAGAAACAACAGtaggaataaaataaaattgaagaataagatAATGCAAGCACAATAGTGATAATACTGCTAAGGGAGTAGATAGGTGCTCCAAACTAGACCCATGCTCTACCATTGGAAAAGAAGAGATCACTCGACTACATACTAACCGTCTACCCTATTCCTTGACCTCAATGCTCTCCtgtctagggtcatgtcctcgttgagctggaatgtgtgatGTCATGTCTACTCACCTCTCGCCAAATCTTCATCGATCTATCTCTACCTCTCCTTAAACTATCGTTGTCCACCGCAGCTCCTCACTGGAGCGTCTATGcttctcttcacatgcccaaaccatctcaatctcgcTTCCCGTATCGTATCCTGCACGGTGGCCACTCCACCTTGTCCCGTATATCTTCATTCCAAACCTTGTCCCTCCTAGCATGCCTATACATTCATCTAAGCATCCTCATTTATGCTACCTTCATCCTCAGAACGTTACAGTTCTTGACTGGACAACACTCAACCCCGCACAACAAGGTCGGTCTAACAACCACACTATAGAACCTACCATTAAGTCTCAGTGACACATTTTTACTACAAAAGACACCGAatgcgagcctccatttcatccaccctgctcCCATACTGTGCGAGTCTCCCCATTTCCTTGAATTATAGCCCCATGTTCATGAAGATGAGCTTACATTTCATTCTCTCTTTTTTCAAGAATAAGAAaagatttgagatttttttttatatttcaatctctcatacaacaaaaacaataacaaaccaAGTGCAGTCCCAAAAGCGTGGTCTGGgtagggtagagtgtacgcagaccttacctctAACGCGAGGAGGTAGAGAGGCAATTCTCTCATACAAACAAatggaaaaatttaaattagataTCATGATCTTTGGCCATCAAACCTTATTCATAGCAGTCATAGCCTTAGTGGCTCCTTTCATGCCTGCAGCAACCGAAGATTGGGCAGATATTGCCTGCAAAGGGCATAAAGCTTTTCAAATACATCCGTAAAAGAGGAATGAAGAACTGAAATCAGTAAGCATGTAACATGGACTTGGCAGAGCACCTGTGTGTGAGTCGCTATACCTCTCATTTGAGCCCGACTACCTTGCAAGTTGGCTATTTGCTGTCTAAGCCTGATTAACTGACGTGCAAGAACTTTTGTTGCTGTCTGAAAATGCAGAGAGAAAAGCAGATGACACGTGAGTTCCAAATGATATAGTACCATCTGAGTACCTCAGCTGTTACTTAAGCAGAAACACAATAAAGTACAACTGCTAATTTAGACTCCGGGAATGGTGCTCGAGACCCACCTCATTTCCAGTTTTAGCAGTCCTTTTTATTTCAGCAACAAGTTTTTTTTCCTGTcccatttaaaaaagaaataaaaatatctctTATTGATGTAATATCATGTTAAGAACCAGAAGTAAAGGAAGTTGATATAAATGAAAAGTTATATAAGCTCTAAAATCGTAAAAAGATGCATCTCATGAACACATGCAATCACTTTCAAGAACAGTCATCAGAAAGAAGATCCAGACATACCTCTGATTGTAAAGCAGAAATTTCCTTCTCAATACCTACATCAcaattttaaaacttaaatgacttaatagttaCTTACAAGAAGCATCTTCCACACACCCAAAATAAAATTGTGGATATCAGTATGATTGTCTTCATAATTTGCCCTCTATATTGACAGAGATTGTGTGCGTCTTCTGATGGGAAAGAAATTACAACTTATTAATGAATTATTACCATATGAATTCCCTATTCACAGAACGTGGTTTAATCTACTTTACCTACAATTGAACATCATCTCATCCAGTTCCCTAACATATTTAAGCTAACATAAAGTTGCCCAAGTAGAATGAATGGTATATGTATATTCATTTCAACGAAATGGGTAATGAAAGAAATTTTTCCGTAGTTGGAAAAATGTGCGAGCCAATCCAGGCAGCGGATCATGCAGGGAAATTTAGCATCTTTTACATCTTGCACAATTAGAAAGGCCTAGGCTGAACTTAATAGCATTGCTGTGGCACCCAAGGGTTGCCTTAATGGTTaatgaagtgggttgagaaccatgaggtctcaGATTCACTTCCCAGAGGAGGCAAAcaactaggtgatttcttcctaTCTATCCAAGCCTTGGTGGATAGAGTTACCCGGTACATGTGCTAGTGGAAGGTGGCAGGTGCCCCGTAGAACTAATCAAGGTGTGCGCAATGCCAAAACACTATggttatcaaaaagaaaatatttagcACTGTTGTCATCTATGCTACAAGCAGCTACAGCAGAAGATGCTTAATAAAAACTGGAGTATCTTATACAAGGTATATCAGGCCCATTTAACTTCTATCTCACTTGTATACCTCAGGTTTTCGATAACTATTTTCTGATTGGAATTAACATAATTTTCTATCAACTATCAAAATCAATACTGGCATAGCTCGTAAAGCCCCTAAAGTCAGATATTTGTATAGTTCAATTTTGAGACAATGGGTGTCCTATGAGCTCAATGTATCTTGTGCTAAGGGAAAGGGGGAACAAAAGTGTAAAACTGTTTTACCTCTGGTGGAATGAGTCACTTCTCTTCTACTCTCTCGAAGCGCCTCtgtcaacaaaaaaaaatcataactttagCTCAATTTTATGAATGATCAAACACCAAGAATcataaaaactcaatttttttcaagAGTTTCCAACAATCAATCAACTAATCCTCAATCCCAAATCAATCagttttcatgatatgaatcatatatatgtattctaAGGCAGCAATTACGTAAATAAACAAAAGGGGTTCTTCAAAAAATTGACttttgatgaaataaaaatcgaACCTTTGGCATTGGGTTTCTTGGAGAAGATGTTCATATTTTGGGATTGTGGGTCTGATAATTGAAtggaatttgatatttttaactCAAAGAGGAGACTTTTATATTCTTTTCCAAAGCCCCAAAAGTTTTGGTTATTACATTAGTAAGCCACAAAATTCATTTGGATAGTTGGTTAGAATTACACGAGTACATTAATAATACAGGaatttattaagaagaaatttatctttaattaatataagaaataattataCATGATTTAGGGATCATTTGGTTTGTGTATGAAAAGAACTAAGATTTAAGTAAATATAACAAGGGGCACACGGGTAATTAGTTTGAGTCGTGAGTCCAACTCAGATAAATAATTTGGATTGAATccaattttgataaatattttgccTAATGGGTCCAATTTGTATAGTTTTCCCTTTTTCTAATCATTTAATACCAactaattattaaaaataaaataaataaattatagttTGTAGTGTTCGAGATCGTTTGCACACGTCTTGATTAAGGCTATCATCATTTACATGTTACCTCCCATATTATAGATATTACAAAATTCTGTCAATTAAAACTTGAATAGATTGAAAAAAATTGTCTTGCTTTAGTTTGAGATTTGAAATCAAAACCtcttaaaagaaaaaagttaactaaatataattttgtaatGTATGAAGTACTATCTTCAGActatatgattttattcatttttattttggcCATGAGATACGTGCGATCTTTAATAATttctgaataattttttttttttttattttatttttttttttaataatttctgAATAATATTCTTCCGGTTGCAGTGTTTTATTGTACATGTATAAGTTCATATTGTACTGTCCTTGAGTCCTTGTTGAAATGCTGCCAACTCTACTAATTGATTAGCTTAAAGTAAGGAGTACACGTTTGGCTCGAGTCTAGTTTGTAATAATAATTGGAACGTAATGCAGGCTAACACAAGCATGACATCTTTCTACCTTCACAAACCATCTTGTGAGATTACATGGGTTATGTTATTGTAACGAAGACCTCTATTCTTTTAACTTTTTCAAGTAAACCCGCATAAAGTTGTTTGATGAGTGGGCTAAATGAAGTGAGAATTGAATGAGGTTAACTCAAATACAAATGCAATCGCACCTCCTCTTCTGCATGCATGATCAACTTCCTTCCCCAGGAACTGGAGGTCTTCACATCTGTGAGGACATAAAGCAAAAGATTTAACATATAAGatacaaaaagatatgctaAAATAATATCTACTCCAAATCGTCTATAAGATAAAATGTAGCCACACGCCTCCATAGCAGCATCTTCTTCTTTGGAATTCTCTTGATGTCGATCTTGATATCTGTGAGTGAAAGCCTCTTGAAGTTCTTCTGGCTCCTCACCATGTCAGGAGCATCATGTGAATTTAAAGAGATAGCAAAACTCTAAGGATAcataaaattcatcaatttCCAAAGTTAAAACTTATCTATCAATTAAGCACCGGCTACCATCTGTCCAAATTAAAAGTAAACTCAACAACTTAAGTAATACCATGAGTCGCCCTTCTAGAACTGTACCCACATATCAAAATTAATTCACTCATAGATTAACACAAACCAACTTAGTCACTGGACCCAGCAATCAAGATATCTACAACCGTGTAGAGGCAAAGATTCCTCACTTTCctacattttttatttgaaaggCAAAGTCTTCCACTCCCAGAATATCGACATCTCAATCCGAAAAGACCAGAGTAGTAAGAAATGTGACAACCCCTATGGTATAAGTAACAGCAAAACAGACCTACCATTACAATAATAAAGCTCACTTTCAATCAACACAAATTTATGAAACAAGCATGCGCTAAAATTGCTTTGGCAACCAAATTGGTTTTGAACTGCCAAGAGCTTGTAAAAGATTGCACTCGATTTATTGAGCTCAGTTGAGACTAAGTTGATAGCTAACTCAGATCTTGAAAGTATATTCGCTGGTGATGGTTAATCTCCGAACCATATAAACAGCTCCAACTCCAAGGTAGTCGAGTGAAGACTAGCACAGCTTTAACAAGAAGTAATACGTATTCGTTAtgtatttcaaaataaaaatgcaacCTTGCAGATTCTTTTCGTTGAAATTAACTTTGTTTTTAAATGGCTAGTAAAAGTAGTAATTAGTAGTGATAATGTGAGATTAGCCTCAAAATTTTGTGATGATGGTAATTCagaaagtaaagaaaaaaactaGAAAACTATACTTCTTTTTaagctttttttctttttgagggaACTAATTTTATGTATGGCAGCTTTATTTACTGATAAAAATGTAAATGTGTAACACATGGacaattttatgtggaaacccctctaacagatagagaaaaaaaaactacgAGGTAGAAGGAGTTTACTATGAAAATATGGagcactgctctcaaatacaaggagaaaacaacaattagcactcctctcttgtaaaaggaataactactaaagaggacactcaggaatataatatttatcttggtgtataagtctctttgtattcttactctctttttctgaatttttgggatgatctaaatgagggcaagaggccctctatttataggagaaagaaaacgcgtaaaaaaataatttacgcGTTAATTAAAGTCAAAAGTTAGATGGTACGCATTTGCTGTTTTCAAAATGAAAACATGTTTGCTGTTTTTTTCTTCCTTCTGCTTTTTGACCTTTTTGCTTTACTTTTTGACTTActttcattctcccacttgaagatttcattgagaatcaattaagtcttcacaccatcctttctacccaattactgcaacgttacgtttctgctaggctaatagaagatcgacaccatataaacttgttatggttgatcggctttgtaaacatatctgccaggttgtcattagtgtgaattttctgaatatccatactgccttcttccaccttctcatgAACAAAGTGATATCGAACTCGTATGtactttgtccttgaatgaaatgtcggattctttgcaagatgcaaagtgCTATGACtatcacaaaatagagcaactttctcttgtttgtggcCGAGCTCCTCCattaacatctgcatccatattgcctctttgctagcttgtgtagctgctacatattctgcttccatcgtagatgtagccacgatagattgcagttttgaaacccaactTACAGCTCcaccagcaagagtaaacacataacttgtgatggacttgcttttatcaagatcacctgcataatctgaatcaacataacctttaatagtaaagtctgatcctccataacatattgtaacatctgaggcacccttgatatatctcaggatcctcttaacagtattccaactCTCTCTActaggattagccatgtatcgactaaccactctcactgcttgtgcaatgttaggtcttgtacataccatggcgaacattaaactttccTCTGCTGATGCATACAGTACTCGAGACATCTTCATCCTCTCTTCTTCAttcctaggactcatacttgaggataacttaaaattaataggaagtggggtagaaattaacttacagtcttgcatcttgaagcgtctcaagattttcttcaagtagttcttttgagaaagccaaatcttcctattatttctgtcttggtgaatttgcatccttagaatcttgtttgttggtcccaagtccttcatttcaaactcacTAGCCAAttatgcctttaaatttgtgagacgatctttgttggggcctgctaccaatatgtcatcaacatacaacagcaaaataacaaaatcttcatcaccaaatctcttgtagtAAACACAAGGATATGAACTATgtttgttgtatccaaggcttataataaaggaatcaaatctcttatatcAACTCCTCGGcacctgtttgagaccatatagagattttttCAACCTGCAAATcgagttctcttttccctgttcttcaaaaccttctggttggagaatgtaaatttcttcttcaagttcttcatgaagaaatgcagttttgacatctaacttctccaagtacaagtcaaatatagcacacatcgctaggaccactcgaattgttgtgagtcaaaccaccggagaaaatatctcattgaagtctataccttctttctgagcgaattctttcaccaccaatcttgcacgatacttctccacttgattattaccattgcgtttgatcttgtagacccatttgtttccaatggccttccttccttgtggtaattgaataagatcccatgttttatttttatgaagagatTCACTTTATTCTTGTATTGCTGCCATCCACAGAGAttattcttggcctttcatagcctcatgaaaagttgaaggctctccatcttctgttagtagacagtatacagcattactctccatagaataatctgagtgccaagatgattctcttctctccctagttgaccttcgaacttgtggagtttcgatctcagcttcctcttgttcttcgtgctctaatgttgcttcagaagaaactgaagCTTGTTCTATTTCTTAAACTTCAACtatagtagtctctgatttttcttttgaagtgctaccttctttcgCTTGTAtattgttttcaacaaatacaacatccctgctgattaccaccttgcgggtagtggaatcccacaagcgatactcattgactccatcagcataccctaagaaaatgcattccctagattttggatccaactttgatttttcttgggtgttgtacataacataagcaggacttccgaatatatgtaagcgagaataatcagttgGTTTTCCtatccacatctccattggcgtttttagatcaattgcggttgatggtgaccgattgatcacagaACAGgtggttttgactgcttctgcctaGAATGGTTTTTCTAACCctacagttgccaacatagctttTGTCCATTCCaataaggttctgttcatccgctctgctactccattttgttgtggagtatatgccaccgagAGCTgccttttaataccttcttatttacaaaaattattaaattcatcaccagtgtattctcctctattatctgtcctcaaacacttgatctttttctcaaattaaagttccacccgcgctttgaactctttgaaaactggaaaaatatCTGTCTTTTTCTTTATTAGATATACCCAatttctcctggagtaattatcgataaatgacataaaatattttgctcctcccAGGAACTTCACTGGTGCTTGCCATACATCAGAGTGGgccagatctaatatttccttgcttttagtagaggaactgctaaacttcagtctattttgcttactggtaacacaatgctcacaaaagggtagtgaaacctttttgagccctggaagaaggttttgctcagcaagaatcttcaaacctcgttccgacatatggccaagtttacgatgacATATCattgttgattcttcaaatgaacttgctgacgcgatTGATGCTTCtgcttcttggtgtgtttcacatttaagcacatatagattgcAGCAAGTTTTTTCGCTTTCATCACTATAAGCActcctttggatatttttatgactccaccatgagtcttatatgaacatccattatcatctaattgtcccaaagacaatagattcttcatcaagtcttttacatgtcatacctcctggatggtgtgtatcgtgccatcatacatttttattttgatagacccaataccaatagcatccaaagcatgatcgtatCCCATGAACACaaaccctcctgagataggattatattgatggaaccattctctctgggaagtcatgtgccatgttactcctgtgtccatgatccaaacatcagtgaaatattttctgccttcattatttgatattgcttcactacaaAAAATATTTCCATCATCCGAGATACTTGCaatattcccttgagcatttgatgactcaaggtgttcacttttttttttaaccgACAATCTTTTTTGAAGTGCCCTTTCGTGCCACaattgtagcacttgatatttttcttacttcttgattgagatctaccatgattgtgactcccactaggGTCACGTtctgttggtcttcctctcaccatcatcaaagcttcagcttgctgcgaacttgcttgtttatcttccttatttttgcgtcGATTTTCTTCGTCTAAAACAGCGGCTACAATTTTAttgaaaactagactgtctgtattgttcatcaggttgatgatgagttgatcatacgagttaGACAtaatttgaagtagaagctccgtaTGTTCAGTCCACTCTATTTTgtaacccattgttgtaagttgcaaaAATAgtgtattcaaagtattgatgtgttcagtaactgacatggactctgtcaTTCGAAGattatacaatcttctttttaagaagatttaattatgcaaagacttggcctcatacaatcctgtaagagtatctcatatttTTTTCGCAGTCcatttttcagccacactagacaatacttgatcagctagtgccaagtgtagatcagcaactgcttgctgtctatgtcgttccacttgctatCATCAGTAAAGTCTGTGGGTATGCCTttaattgcagctaagcaattgtcttttctcaatattgcttttattttcatttttcacaatAAGAAATTAGTCCCGTTGAAattctcaacgtcaaactttgttgtactcgacattgttatttgcttcacacccttctagatcgtttctgaatatttttgcgaacaattgTGACAAAAGTATcgtcaccaaaatttactattcatgtgaatagtactttttaccgaattttactattcgCAGATAGTACtttcgcataaaatagacagaataaccgaggactctgataccactgttgggggagAAATcactacaactaaagtttgatataataaaaataataaaaataaattggacacaagaattttacgtggaaacccctctaacagataaagggaaaaaaaccacggggtagaaagattttactatgaaaatatgggagtacactgctctcaaatacaaggagaaacaacaattaacactcttctcttgtaaaaggaataactactaaagaggacattcaataatataatatttatcttggtgtataactctctttgtattattactctcttttctaaatttttgggatgatctaaatgag
This Solanum dulcamara chromosome 8, daSolDulc1.2, whole genome shotgun sequence DNA region includes the following protein-coding sequences:
- the LOC129899248 gene encoding vacuolar protein sorting-associated protein 2 homolog 3-like isoform X3; translated protein: MNIFSKKPNAKEALRESRREVTHSTRGIEKEISALQSEEKKLVAEIKRTAKTGNETATKVLARQLIRLRQQIANLQGSRAQMRGIATHTQAISAQSSVAAGMKGATKAMTAMNKQMDPAKQAKVMQDFQKQSAQLDMTTEMMSDVIDDAIDDDEAEEETEDLTNQVLDEIGVDIASQLLVAPKGKIAGKRTEESSRYKC
- the LOC129899248 gene encoding vacuolar protein sorting-associated protein 2 homolog 3-like isoform X1; translation: MNIFSKKPNAKEALRESRREVTHSTRGIEKEISALQSEEKKLVAEIKRTAKTGNETATKVLARQLIRLRQQIANLQGSRAQMRGIATHTQAISAQSSVAAGMKGATKAMTAMNKQMDPAKQAKVMQDFQKQSAQLDMTTEMMSDVIDDAIDDDEAEEETEDLTNQVLDEIGVDIASQLLVAPKGKIAGKRTEESSSSGIDDLEKRLAALRNP
- the LOC129899248 gene encoding vacuolar protein sorting-associated protein 2 homolog 3-like isoform X2, with amino-acid sequence MNIFSKKPNAKEALRESRREVTHSTRGIEKEISALQSEEKKLVAEIKRTAKTGNETATKVLARQLIRLRQQIANLQGSRAQMRGIATHTQAISAQSSVAAGMKGATKAMTAMNKQMDPAKQAKVMQDFQKQSAQLDMTTEMMSDVIDDAIDDDEAEEETEDLTNQVLDEIGVDIASQLLVAPKGKIAGKRTEESSRSSDVSTWNV